CCGGTGTCTGAAGCACCGGCCCGCATTTTCGTGATCGATCCGACGGGCAGTCGAATCTCTGCGAAGCTCGCGGTTGCTATTTCTTCTCGAGTCGCAATAAAGTCTTCTACGATATTGTAGAATTTTATCTACGTTATCGTCTAACCTCTCGAGCGTTCCGAACGATGTAAGAAGCCGGTCAGAAACGGGTATATGATGCGAAAACCCGGGGACTGGATGCAGAATCCGACAGATGATCGGATTCTCGAGGTGCTGAATACCGGGTTAGAGCTTGGTCCGACGACAATTGGGAGAAACATCGATCGCGATCGGACCGGCGTCAGCCGACGGCTTTCTGAGTTGGTGGATTACGGGCTTGTCGATCGGGTCGATGAAGGCTACTACGTTATCACTGATCTCGGGGAGCAGTATCTGAATGGGGAGCTAGATGCGGACGGGCTCGGGTCGGACAATCGCTGACTGAAACGTGAATCACTCCGGAACGTCGTCGCAGGCACTCACCATAGCTTTCGTCTTGATACAGTCGTAGAAGTCGGCTGCACGTTCAATGGCGTCTCGTCGGTATACATAGTCACCGTCGGTTCTAATTTGCAGACTCGCACACACGGCCCCCGAGATTCTAGTTTTCTCGACTGATAGAATGGGCTACTTCGGCTCCAAACTGAGAAACTTGTCTGCTATCCCGAGAAAACATTGCCTCAAACGATGGACGACTCGAGATATGCACACGAGACGTGAACTCTCGTGTGCATATCGGGAATCGGATTCTGTCGGCGTACAACCTCAGGGAGAATCCGTAGTCTATTGTTTTGAAAAGGCGAATTTAAATCAGGATATCTCTGTTACGTGTGATCGGAACTTTGTTTTTATTAATTAATGTGAGATGTCGAAAGTCTGTTCTACGATCTAAGATTAAATGATATAGAATAAAGGGATAGATTCACTTCACCGGCACAGCCCTCTACAGCCCATTTTCAACCAACTCAATGAATTATTTTATGATATACTTCTATTCAAATGTAACGGTAGTGCTAGTAATATATAATCAAGATGACCTCATAATCATTGAATCAATAATAACTCTGGCCATGAACTATAGGAAATTAGGTCGTGCTTGGCGACTTGCTGCAGATCTTGCTGCAGAGCATGGACTAAGTTTAGAGGAAGCAATAATCTGTATTGAAGCAGAATAATACTACTCATCGTTATTATGGATACCTATTTTTCATTTGTGGTTGTCAAGAAATCCACCATTAGATATTTTATAAATAGATATTTGTATTGTCTCTCTCCTTCCATAAAACAGAGTGAAAGTATACCCATTATCAAACCAATGATGAATGTCCCTTCAGAGTTTGTCCAGTTCAATATCATTGGTGTATAAGACACAGAGCTATCGATAGGATAGATAATATATACTAAATTCACTGCCTTCTCTATCATACCGATCGATATAGTGACACATACTACCGCATACCACGCTAGAATAACCCAAATACTCCGGCAGAAGGAAAATGTTGCTTGGAATTGTCTTGATCGAGTTGAGCCGATATTCTCTAAGTAACTCATTGTCATCATATATATCAAATATTGGTCGTCTTGTTCCTTGATCTCTCCGTCACTATCAAACACATCTATATATCGCTCTAAATACCTAGTAGCTAGTTGGTCATTTTTATATAAATACTGTTGGAAAATACGTCTGTGAGGATTTAGTACATTATAGAACCACGTTCGAAGCCTATCAGATACAATAACGACGCCAAGGACATAACCTGAGAAAACTGAAATCATCAACGTGAACTCTCGTGATATAATGGCATATATTACCATATAGAGCGTAACAATTGCAAATAAAATCGCCCAAACCAATGCCACTCTTGACATTTTTGCGCCTTTAGTAACATCGATATCCTGTTTTTTCCAAGGGAGTCTGCTCTGTAATGCAGATCTCGCGTACGAATTAAAATACATCAACTCTATTACAATCTTGTAATAAAAAGAACCAAAAGCATAAACGGTCTTCTCAATATCTACTGCAACTGAATGTAATGCTTGCCCAATAGTAAAACCAAAGACCGCCATTAATATCCCATATAGAACTATTGTTGTATTATTTAGCGATGTTTCAATATTCATTTCCCATACAGGTAGCAAGGTAACTGTGAGGATTAATAATATGACCCCTGGGAATGATTTTGCAAACAAGTCATAGGATCCGAAGATACGGGAGATACGAGTTGCCATTCCGATATTACATCATCATTATCAACAGCAATGTAAGTTCTACTGGTTTACTGGTCTTGGCTGAGACACGGTTTAATGGGCTCTGTTGAATCGCTGTAAGGCGGTAGATTTCACTGTTTGACGGCACGTTTGATGTTGTAGACGACACACATCAGAGAAATTTCACGGAACTCTCGATACCAGCTACGCGCTCGCACGGCGTAGCCGAGCGAGCGCTTGACGGCTGAGTTGACGGTTTCGGCCATTGACCGCTGAGCGTACCGATCTTCATCAATGCGGGCGTTGTGTGCGTGATCGTACGGAGCGAAGATCCGGTGTTTGATCAGCGGGCGAATGTCGAGTTCACGGAGTCGTTCGCGGAGTTGTTGCTTGTCATAGCCCTTATCAGCGGCTAGAGACCGCAGATCGCCCGCGTTCCGGCGGGCGATCTGCTCACAGAGATCTGCGTCGCTGCCTTCTAACGTCGTCGAGCAGTGAAGATCAAGCACAGCTTGCGTTGCTGTATCGACGAGTTTGGTTACTTTGAGCGTCTGAACGCGATAATTCGTTCGTTGACAGTAGTGACGGCTTGCACGATCTCGTTCATAGAACGTAGCGTCGATCGCAGCGTGCTCAGAGAGGTCGTGTAGCTGCGCCGACTGGCACAGCAACACTCGACAAACGCTCATCTCGATCCGATCAAACGCCTTACACAGCGTAGATGGTGCGGGGAGATCGGCCGTATCAAGGCCGATCTCCCCTGTTATTTGCGGCATTTCCTTCAGCAGATCGATCGTCATTCGATAGGACGTATCGAGGTAAATCCGCAGACAATGCAGGGAAACGAGGGCATAGTCGGTGAATCCGCCGCCACCTTTCGGGGCGGCGGATTCGTCTCCATCGCCAGTAACGTTTTGAGCAATCGGCACAACTGCCCCAATGAAGCGGGAGATTTGGGTCATGAACAACTGAAGTCTCCCGCTTCAAGACCTTCGATTTAGCGAACCATTCCGCCGCTGTCTAGTGATTCAACACAGCCGTTTAATGAGTATTGAATTGAGAAAAACGCCTCTTTCAAACCACAGATCTTATTGAACGCAATCACGGCGTCGACGTCCAGGAATGTGTTACATCTATCAGTGTTGATAGGCGTCTGCGTAGCCGAACTCATTCACCTTGGCCAAGGGCGCTGTGCGTCGAATGATTGTCATTATCAGCCTCAACCACTCGCTCACTACAACTACCGCCCCGCACACGATTTGCGCGCCCGCGGGGCGCGCTGTGCGCGACGTCTTCCGGGTCGGGTAAACCCCCGCTTCCGGCGGTCGGTCCAGGCGACCGCCGACTCTCCGTCGTTGGGGGTGGTTGGTTTAGAGACGGGATTTTCCTCAAGCGCGATCCCGATGAGACACAACTCAGGGTGAAGCCGATCGCGAAGGAGATCTGCGTCGATATCTCTCCTGGAGGCAGTCACGACAGACGCCAGCCCAAGGTGCAAGATCATCTGCACAGTTGAGACAATCCCATCGACAAGCGAACTCACGGCACCGGTAACTGAAGAATTGTGCGAATTGAGTCCTTTCCGGGGCGTTCACACCGAACACCCTGGAATAGAGAGTTTTCTACGAGATATTTGCCCCAGTAAGGTTAAGAAATAATTAAGCTGAGAATGGGGGCAGAGGGATTTGAATCAGGGAGCAGCTTGCTGCGACCGTGGTTCAAATCCCTCCTCTGGCATACCTGCCGCTCGCGGATTTGCGAGCGGCGAGAATATGGGGTCGGAGGGATTTGAACCCCCGATCTACTGATATCTCCGGTGCGCCTCGGAACTCCAGAGGGTCATCACACGAGCACTGATCAGGTGCCCGATCAGTATATCAGTCTGGAGTGTCGTCCCGGGCGCGTTGCCTCTGGAGTCAGCCGCCATGCCTGGCTTGGCCACGACCCCTCGAGTCCCAGTTGGGCTATCCAACCTAAAGTGGTTTCGATTCGGAGTGGAATCGCCCTACAGCCACGGGGCCCGCCCCGCGGTGTCCGTCCCGTCGTCGCCCGGATACGCGTTCGGCTCGTCCTCACGCTCCATGACTGGTGACTCGCTCGAGCCCTCGTCCCCACCGTCGGTTACCGCGCCCATCTGAGCGGCCGCGTCGGTCGCGTCAGCACCCGAATCGGGGCTCGAGTCGGCGTCGTCGGCGTCCCGGAACGGGAAGTCGATGGCGAACAGGGCGGCGACGATCAGGGCGGCCAGCGGGGCCTGTCCGAAGGCCATCCCGAGCAGGGACAGCGGTAGCAGGCCGAGCGCGACGGCGCTCCCGAAGCGGAACCGGTCGATGTCCATGTACTCCCGTAGATACGGTCCGGTCAGCGCGATGGTCAGCGCGAAGCCCACCCCAACGGCCGCAGCCAGCGTCGCGTTGATCATGAGTTCGGGATCGGTCATCACCGAGAACGTCGCCCCGGAGGGGTCGACGCTCGCGACCAGTCCCAGCCCGATGACGACGACGGGGTTGGGGAGGTACTCGCCGATCGTCGCACTGGCGGTCTTGGCCGCGATGGCGAGGATAACCAGCGCCGCGAATCGGGTGATGATGGCATCGTTGAGGACGCTGCCGATCGCCGGCGCAAACGCGGCCTGGACCGCCGCGAGCAGTATCAGTGGGATCCCGACGAGCAAGACGACCGTCGCCTGTTCGCGGGGCGTGCCGTCCATGTCCGCCAGAATCACTGCGACGGTGGCGCTCCCGCCGAAGATCAGCAGGCCGACCTGAATCGCGCCCAGTGGCTCGTTGAGCGCACCGGCCAGGATCAACGCTGGAAAGACACCGTCGACTAACGGCAGCATCATCACCAGCGCGAGGAGCCTGGCGTCACCCCCGACGATGCGCTCCATCTGGAGCGCAACCGGGTGTTGTGACGTACTCATCGGTCAGGGCCGATGGCCATGACCCGAGGCCTGTGGGCGATATGAGGGACGGTCCCGTACCGACCGGTCCGCACACCAGTCGATCGCGTTCGGGTTAGGGCCTCGTGCTGTGAGTTTCTGTGTAAAATTCCCGAACTGGGTAGCGACGAAGTCGGAGCTCGTCCGGCCTGCGGTTCGGGCGTTGGCTGCACTCACAGCGAACATACCCAGACAGATGGGAGGACTGTCAATAAACGTTGCGTGGGACTGCATTTCACGATCCGCCAACGCTCCGGCAGTAGCTGGCAGATCCGAACGGAAATGCACAGATCTGGCACGGACATGTGCACTCGTTCCGGAGATTTACTCGGGTACTGATATCCAACGCGACGCTCGCCATAACCGAGATGACGGCGAGGACGCCGAGCACTCGAGAACGAGCGCAGACGGCGAGCCGGAACCGAATGCACTGCGGGCGATCGAACCCGAACCGAGACCGGCACGGGATACCAGCGTGGCTAGACGAATCGCCCGTTGACAGCCTCGTCACCCGTTGACACCCAAATATATCTCGCAACGCTTTTTGCCCAGGGGTCCGGACGGTTTACATGGCGAACGACGTTCCCGAGCACGAGCCCTATTCTTCGAAACTCCAAGTACCGGAAGCGCTAACGTTCGACGACGTCCTTCTCCGTCCCAAGGAGAGCCGTGTCGAACCCGACGATGCCGACCTCACGTCGCACGTCTCGAAAAACGTCGAGGTCTCGGTTCCGATCATCTCGGCGGCGATGGACACCGTCACCGAGAGCGGCATGGCGATCGCGATGGCCCGCCACGGCGGCCTCGGCGTCCTCCATCGCAACATGAACGTCGACGAGATGGTCGAGGAAATCGGCCGCGTCAAGAGCGCCGACGAACTTATCATCCCGCTGGATTCGGTCGTCACCGCCGACCCCGACATGTCCGTCCGCGAGGTCGATGAACTGATGGCCCACAAGGGCGTCGGCGGCGCACCCGTCGTCAACACCAACGGTGAAGTCCTGGGGATCATCTCGAGTACGGACATCCGACCTCACCTCGAGGTCAACGAGGACGACCCGGTGACCGAAGCGATGACCGACGAGGTCATCACGGCCCACGAGGACGTTGACTCCCGCGACGCGTTCGAGTTGATGTACGACCACAAGATCGAGCGCGTCCCGGTCGTCGACGACGAGAACCTCCTCGTGGGACTGGTCACGATGCAGGGTATCCTCCAGCGCCGCGAGTACAAGGAGGCCGTCCGCGACGAGGACGGTCGCCTCCGCTGTGGCGTCGCCGTCAGTCCGTTCGAGCAGAACCGCGCCGAGGCCGCCGACGAGGCCGGTGCGGACATCCTCTTCATCGACACCGCGCACGCGCACAACCTGAACGTCATCGAGGGCGCTCGCGAGATCAAGGAGTCCGTCGACGCGGACGTCGTCGTGGGAAACATCGGCACTCGAGAGGCAGCCGAGGACCTCGTCGAGTTCGCGGATGGTCTCAAGGTCGGGATCGGTCCAGGATCGATCTGTACCACGCGCATCGTCTCCGGCTCCGGCATGCCCCAGATCACGGCCGTCGCACAGGTTGCGGACGTCGCTGCCGAACACGATGTTCCCGTGATCGCCGACGGCGGCATTCGATACTCCGGTGACGCGATCAAGGCAGTCGCTGCGGGTGCAGACGCCGTCATGCTCGGCTCCTATTTCGCCGGCACGGAGGAGGCACCCGGTCGCGTCGTCACGATGAACGGCAAGAAGTACAAGCAGTACCGCGGCATGGGGAGCGTCGGTGCGATGAAATCCGGCGACGGCGACCGCTATCTCAAAGATGAGCCGGAGGAAGAAGACGAGTACGTGCCCGAAGGCGTCGAGGCCGCGACGCCATACAAGGGAACGCTCAAGTCCGAACTTCACCAGCTCGCCGGCGGGATGCAGTCGGGCATGGGCTACGTCGGCGCGGAGACGATTCCCGCGTTCAAGGAGCGCTCCGAATTCGTCCGCGTCTCCTCGGCCGGTCAGGCCGAGAGCCACGCCCACGACGTCGTGATCACCGACGAAGCGCCGAACTACTCGCCCGACAGCGAATAAGACGCGCCGATTCGGCACGACACTCGAGGACCGACTCAGATCAATTCCGTCCGCCGAATTTTCCCCGTCGTGGTCGTCGGCAGTTCGTCGACGAATTCGATTTCGCGCGGGTACTCGTACGCTGCGACCGTTTCGCGGACGAGATCGCGGATCTCAGCCCGTAACTCGTCCGATCCCGTCTCCCCCGCGACCGGCTGGACGACTGCCTTGATGATCTCGCCGCGGGTCTCGTCGGGGACCCCGACGACGCCGACCTGTTCGACAGCTGCGTGCTCGAGGATCGCCTCCTCGACTTCCCGGGGCGCGACGCGGTAGCCGCTCGTGATGATGAGGTCGTCGTCACGCGAGACGAACCAGACGTATCCGTTCTCGTCACGTTTCGCGAGATCGCCGGTGAGGTGCCAGACGTCCGCACCCGCGTCCAGCGTCACTGCCGCGGTCTTCTCGGGCGCATTCCAATACTCCTCGAAGATCACGGGATCGTCGCCACGCCGGACAGCGATCTCACCTATTTCTCCCGATTCGACGGGCTCGCCGCTGTCGGGATCGATGACGTCGACGTCGTGGCCCGGGACGGGTTTTCCCATGCTCCCCGGTTTCGCGGGGAACCAGTCGCGGCAGTTCGTGACCAGCAGGTTCGCCTCCGTCTGCCCGTACAGTTCGTTGACGTCTGTTCCCGAGAGTTCTTCGTCGGCCCACTCGAGGATCTCGCTGGTCAGCGGTTCACCGCCCGAACAGATCGCCTCGAGCGAGAGGTCGTACCGCTCGGTCGGATCGTCGATCGCCATGAGCATCCGGATCGCCGTCGGTGGGATGAAGGCGTTCGTGACGTCGAACTCCGCGGCGATTTCGAACGCCCTCTCGGCGTCGAACGACCCCATCGGATAGCCGACGACCGGCCGGCCGTAGTGCCACGCCGGGAAAACGAGGTCGCCCAGCGCGCCGATCCATGCCCAGTCGGCGGGGGTCCAGTAGACCGCGTCGCCACGAACGTCCCGTTCGAAGTACATCGAAAACGCCGGGCAGTGGCCGACCCAGACGTCGTGCGTGTGGAGGACCCCCTTCGGATCGCCGGCGCTCCCGCTCGTATACATGATGATCGCGGGCATGTCGGCGTCCGTTTCGACGGTCTCGTACTCGTTCGAGCGACCGTTGACCGCTCCCTCGAATGTTCGGACGTCCGCCTCGCCGACGCGCGCTGCCACCGGGTCGGCATCGACGACCAGTACGTGCTCCAGGTCGGGACAGTCGGGTGCAACGGCTCGGATTGTCTCCCACTGGGCGGCGTCGACGACGGCGACTCGAGCCTCGCTGTCCCGCAGGCGATAGCGCAGGGCGTCGTCGCCGAACAGCACCGACAGCGGGAGCGATATCGCGCCGCGCTTCCAGCAGGCGAGATGCGTGAGGACGTTTGCCGGTTTCTGCGGGACGACGACCGCGACTCGATCCGCACGGTCGACGCCCATCGACTCGAGGGCGTTCGCGACGGCGTTCGATCGCCGATCGAGGTCGTCGAAGGTGTACGTCTCGCGGCGACCGTCCGGACGCGCCTGAAAGAGCGCCGGCCGATCACCGTCCGGATGCTTGCCAACCAGATCGATTGCAGCGTTGAAATCCGACGGAACGTCCCACGCGAACGACTCGCGTGCCGCGTCGTACGAGTCCTCGTCGAGCGTGATGTGCCACGCCATATCAGATCGTACAACGAAGTTCGGGATAAACGGTCGGGCAGGGTGATCGCCGCGGGAGAACAGTATCGAGATCAGAGGCGTGGGAACCGCGGCGTCTCGACGGTTACGTCGACGCCCTCGAGTCGCGGATCAGACCCCAGTTCGGTCATGAGTTCCCGCTGCGGGTCTGCGGTTCGTGATTGGTACAGCGTCCGCTCCTCGGGCTCAATGTCATCGCCCGACCGCCACTCAACGGCGAGTCGCGCTCGGCGAAGCCGCGTTCCGGTAACAAGGTGGAGTTGCTCGAGGGCCTCGAGCGGGACGGCGAAGTTTCGCTCGTCGTAGGTCGCGACGGCGTCGGGCGGCAGGTCTGCGACCACGTCTCGGTCGCGTTCGCCCATGTCTGCTCGCAAGAGCAGCGATCGATAGGATTCACCGACGAAACACCACAGCAGCCGCTCGTTGGTCAAGACCAGCTCCCAGAACTCGATCGAGTTCGGTCGCTGGCGGAACCAGTGCGTAAGCCGGGCGATGACGGGTTCGGTCGGCATCGTGGGGTCGGCCGCGTTCGGTTCGGGATCAGTGCGTTCGTCGGTCGAATGAGGTGTGTGATTGGAACGCATAGATTAGCGCTCAAGCAGTGCGTGGAGGTCCACGGGCAGGTCGTCGCCGGTCTGCGTCGCGAGCGAGACGCCGATGAACAGGACGATTGCGACGAGCAGTGCAACGGTGCCGACCGGGAACACGTCCGGGAAGGGGTAGGTCGCCATGATCCCCTCGGCGAGGGCCCCGTAGCCGGCGACGTCTGCAGCCATCGGCACGGCGCTGTAGACGATGTTGACGGCGAGTCCGCCGAGGATCGCGACGATCGCGCCCCACTTCGTCGCGCCCTTCCAGTTCATCCCGAAGACGGCGATCGGAACGAACGCCGCGGCGAAGAAGCCCCAGCCGATCGTTCCGAGAATCCCCACCAGCGCGTCGGAGAAGTAGACGACGCCCGTCGCGAGGATCGTCAGGCCAGCCAGCGCCGCCTGTGTGACCCGGAGCTCGGTCCTGTCGTCCTCGATCGGTTTGCCCAGCGCTCGCGGAATGTCTCGAGAGATGGCTGCCGCACCGATGTTGAGAAACGAGTCGCTCGTCGACATGATCGCAGCGAGCAACGCTGCGAGGATGAGTCCGGCGACGACGCTCGGCGTGTACTCGAGGACGAAGACGGGGCCGACCTCGCTCGCACTGAACGTCTCCTGAATCTCGCCGGCCTCGACCATCGAGCGCATCGAGAGCCCCGCCGAGAAGGCGATCAGGCTCGAGATAGCATAGGAGAGGGCGGCGATCGGCGCGCCCCACTTCAGGATCTCGAGGTTGCGGCTCATGTAGAACTTCGTGATCAGGTGGGGTTGACCGGCGGAGCCGACCGAGAAGAGGATCCACCACGCGACGCCGACGAGGACGGCCGTCGTCGTGCCCCCCATCGCACCGAACGGCGAGACGAGGGCCGGGTCGGCGGTCGCGAGATTGCGGGAGATAGTTTCCATTCCGCCGCCAAAGGACATGGCGTAGGCGAAGACAAACACCGCGCCGGTGATCATCGTCAGCGCTTGCAGGAAGTCGGTCCAGACGCCGGCGATCATTCCGCCGAGCATGCTGTACAGCAATAGGATGAGTGCGCCACCGAGCAGTCCCCAGATAACCGGAATCCCGAAGATTGCACGCATGACGAACTGCAGCGCCGCGAGGTTCGTCGCGAGGTAGGCGATCACGCCGACGATAACTGCGAGACCGGTGAGCCCGCGGACCCAGTCGCTCTCGTAGCGGACGTACATCCCGTCGGCCAGCGTCAGAACGTTTCTGATATCCGCGAGCAATCGCAGCCGCTTGGCGAGGACGACCCAGGTGATGAGAAAGCCAAGCGGCGCGGTAAAGAAGATCCAGAGCGACGTCGTCCCGAACTCGTAGACGAGTTCGGGGCCGCCGACGAAGCCGAAGCCGGACTGGATGACGGAGAATGCGGTCATCGCGAGCACCCAGGTCCCGATGCTCTTCCCGGTGATGAGGAAGTCCCCGGTCGTCTGCGTGCGCGTGTATCCCCACACGCCGATCAGAACGACGATCAATAGGTACACCGCGCCGAACCCGAGGATGATCGGATCGTCTGCAACCGGGATCCCTTCGGTTTGCAGCGGACTCAACGAGAGTGCAGTTCCGTCAGTCATCGTCGCCCTCCACGTCGGCCGTGCCGTCGAGTCCGTCCGTTCCCGTCGTCCTATCGATTTTCCGAGGTGCGAGGGGGAGTTCCGCATCGCGCTGTCGGTCTCGAGCCTCATCGATGATGTCGTCAACGATCGGCTCGCCGCCGATCCGGTCAAAAATCAACGAGTAGTAGATCGCCGCGAACGCTGGCGCAAGCCACAGAAGCCCGAAGTACACGAGCGTCGGCATCGGCACGCCGAGCACGTAGGTGTAGCTCGTGACGTCCGGGTTCCACAGCAGCCAGATCCCTGTGAGCCCCGCAAGGAACATGCCGGCGAGCCCCGCGATGAGACCGGTGTACGGCTCGAGGAAGGAGCCGCGATGTTCGGTCGATGCGCCGGCGACGACTGCGAGGATGAATATCGCGGCGACGTAGGAAAAGACACGATACCAGCCGAGGCTCGCCGTGAGCAGCGCTCCGGCTGCGAGAACGCCGATCGCCGCCATCAGCGTGTTTCGGGCCACACTATCCCTCCCGTCCGCGGTCCGGGATCCTCTCCCATTCCGTTTCGCGCACACTGAACTGGCGCACCCGGTCGCTCGCGCCGCGACCGATACATCCGTCCCGATCGCCGACTTCGATACTATCGGTAGCAACCACCATGACCCTGTACCACGCACGAAAATACGGACTACTATTTGAATAATTCGACAGTACGGCGGCTATGAGTGAGTAAGAACATCTTATCGGCGAATTGAGCGTGATCTCACCTGATATCTGTCGATACGGCCACAGGGGGTCGGCCGAACTGGGCGATGAGCTGCTCGAGGTCGATCACGAGTGTGGCTCGACGGCGGCCCGCGCGACGGGCGGACCCTAGACGTCCATGGACGGGGTCGTGAACGATCCCTCGTCGAGTTCCGGATCGTACTCTTCGATCGCGGCTCGGACGAGAGTGAACACGCCGGTCTTGCTCCAGCGTGCGGTATTGATGTGGAGGTCGTAGAACGTCCGGTTACCGATGTCGATCTCGTAGTAGGACTGGTATCGACCGGCCTCGCTGACCTCCCGAACTCGCATTTCCGCTTCGGTTTCCATGCGGTCGTCGATGCGGTTGAGTCGGACGTCTTCTGGCGCGTCGAGCCAAATCCGAAGATCCGCGCGGTCGCCGGCGAGCCAGCCCGCCAGCCGCGACTCGAGGATAAATGGTTTGTTGGCCATGCCCCACTTCTCGGCGATCTGTTGGAGCCGCTGATCGAGCGCACGGTCGATCTCGTCGGACTCGTCGGCCTTCGCGGTCAGCTGGTTGAGGTTCATGTCCCGATCGTCGGCGAGTTCGCGGAAGATGTCGCCGCCGGAGACGTACGGACAGCCCATCGCATCGGCGAGCCGTTTACACAGCGTCGTCGCGCCACAGCCCGGTGGTCCAGACACGGTCACGAAAAGCGTCGTGTCGATACCCTCACTCGAACTGTCTTGTACAGGCATACGTCGATGGTCTCGGTCCCTCATCAACAAGCTTCCCCTCCTCGCTCGAGCGCGAACCGATTGTCACTCGAGTTACTGCGGAACGAACGTGTTCCCGCACTCGGTACACGTCAGCCGAAAGGCCCCCTCGTCGGTGAGCTCGAGGCCGTGGCCAATCTCGGCTTCACAGTCCTGACAGTAGACCAGTGACTCGATCTGCTCCCAGTCGTGTTTGGACTTGGGCGCGCCGAAGGCGAAGCCGATGACTCGTTCGTCGGTGTTGTTGTAGCCGTGCTGGAAGTCGCCGGGATCGAACCGGATCACCTCGCCCTCGTCGACGGTGACCTCTCCGTCCTCCGTGTCAAACGTCGCGGTCCCCTCTTGGACGTAGAAGACCTCCTCCTGATCGTGGTGGGTATGCATCCCGCCCGAGAACGACTCGTCAGGCTCGAGTTCGAAGTAGTTCATCGCGAAGTCCGAAACCCGAGCGCG
This genomic stretch from Natrinema sp. SYSU A 869 harbors:
- a CDS encoding winged helix-turn-helix domain-containing protein encodes the protein MRKPGDWMQNPTDDRILEVLNTGLELGPTTIGRNIDRDRTGVSRRLSELVDYGLVDRVDEGYYVITDLGEQYLNGELDADGLGSDNR
- a CDS encoding IS5 family transposase, with protein sequence MTQISRFIGAVVPIAQNVTGDGDESAAPKGGGGFTDYALVSLHCLRIYLDTSYRMTIDLLKEMPQITGEIGLDTADLPAPSTLCKAFDRIEMSVCRVLLCQSAQLHDLSEHAAIDATFYERDRASRHYCQRTNYRVQTLKVTKLVDTATQAVLDLHCSTTLEGSDADLCEQIARRNAGDLRSLAADKGYDKQQLRERLRELDIRPLIKHRIFAPYDHAHNARIDEDRYAQRSMAETVNSAVKRSLGYAVRARSWYREFREISLMCVVYNIKRAVKQ
- a CDS encoding DUF5794 domain-containing protein gives rise to the protein MSTSQHPVALQMERIVGGDARLLALVMMLPLVDGVFPALILAGALNEPLGAIQVGLLIFGGSATVAVILADMDGTPREQATVVLLVGIPLILLAAVQAAFAPAIGSVLNDAIITRFAALVILAIAAKTASATIGEYLPNPVVVIGLGLVASVDPSGATFSVMTDPELMINATLAAAVGVGFALTIALTGPYLREYMDIDRFRFGSAVALGLLPLSLLGMAFGQAPLAALIVAALFAIDFPFRDADDADSSPDSGADATDAAAQMGAVTDGGDEGSSESPVMEREDEPNAYPGDDGTDTAGRAPWL
- the guaB gene encoding IMP dehydrogenase; translation: MANDVPEHEPYSSKLQVPEALTFDDVLLRPKESRVEPDDADLTSHVSKNVEVSVPIISAAMDTVTESGMAIAMARHGGLGVLHRNMNVDEMVEEIGRVKSADELIIPLDSVVTADPDMSVREVDELMAHKGVGGAPVVNTNGEVLGIISSTDIRPHLEVNEDDPVTEAMTDEVITAHEDVDSRDAFELMYDHKIERVPVVDDENLLVGLVTMQGILQRREYKEAVRDEDGRLRCGVAVSPFEQNRAEAADEAGADILFIDTAHAHNLNVIEGAREIKESVDADVVVGNIGTREAAEDLVEFADGLKVGIGPGSICTTRIVSGSGMPQITAVAQVADVAAEHDVPVIADGGIRYSGDAIKAVAAGADAVMLGSYFAGTEEAPGRVVTMNGKKYKQYRGMGSVGAMKSGDGDRYLKDEPEEEDEYVPEGVEAATPYKGTLKSELHQLAGGMQSGMGYVGAETIPAFKERSEFVRVSSAGQAESHAHDVVITDEAPNYSPDSE
- a CDS encoding AMP-binding protein, yielding MAWHITLDEDSYDAARESFAWDVPSDFNAAIDLVGKHPDGDRPALFQARPDGRRETYTFDDLDRRSNAVANALESMGVDRADRVAVVVPQKPANVLTHLACWKRGAISLPLSVLFGDDALRYRLRDSEARVAVVDAAQWETIRAVAPDCPDLEHVLVVDADPVAARVGEADVRTFEGAVNGRSNEYETVETDADMPAIIMYTSGSAGDPKGVLHTHDVWVGHCPAFSMYFERDVRGDAVYWTPADWAWIGALGDLVFPAWHYGRPVVGYPMGSFDAERAFEIAAEFDVTNAFIPPTAIRMLMAIDDPTERYDLSLEAICSGGEPLTSEILEWADEELSGTDVNELYGQTEANLLVTNCRDWFPAKPGSMGKPVPGHDVDVIDPDSGEPVESGEIGEIAVRRGDDPVIFEEYWNAPEKTAAVTLDAGADVWHLTGDLAKRDENGYVWFVSRDDDLIITSGYRVAPREVEEAILEHAAVEQVGVVGVPDETRGEIIKAVVQPVAGETGSDELRAEIRDLVRETVAAYEYPREIEFVDELPTTTTGKIRRTELI
- a CDS encoding sodium/proline symporter; the protein is MTDGTALSLSPLQTEGIPVADDPIILGFGAVYLLIVVLIGVWGYTRTQTTGDFLITGKSIGTWVLAMTAFSVIQSGFGFVGGPELVYEFGTTSLWIFFTAPLGFLITWVVLAKRLRLLADIRNVLTLADGMYVRYESDWVRGLTGLAVIVGVIAYLATNLAALQFVMRAIFGIPVIWGLLGGALILLLYSMLGGMIAGVWTDFLQALTMITGAVFVFAYAMSFGGGMETISRNLATADPALVSPFGAMGGTTTAVLVGVAWWILFSVGSAGQPHLITKFYMSRNLEILKWGAPIAALSYAISSLIAFSAGLSMRSMVEAGEIQETFSASEVGPVFVLEYTPSVVAGLILAALLAAIMSTSDSFLNIGAAAISRDIPRALGKPIEDDRTELRVTQAALAGLTILATGVVYFSDALVGILGTIGWGFFAAAFVPIAVFGMNWKGATKWGAIVAILGGLAVNIVYSAVPMAADVAGYGALAEGIMATYPFPDVFPVGTVALLVAIVLFIGVSLATQTGDDLPVDLHALLER
- the cmk gene encoding (d)CMP kinase; translation: MPVQDSSSEGIDTTLFVTVSGPPGCGATTLCKRLADAMGCPYVSGGDIFRELADDRDMNLNQLTAKADESDEIDRALDQRLQQIAEKWGMANKPFILESRLAGWLAGDRADLRIWLDAPEDVRLNRIDDRMETEAEMRVREVSEAGRYQSYYEIDIGNRTFYDLHINTARWSKTGVFTLVRAAIEEYDPELDEGSFTTPSMDV